The nucleotide window CCACATCTGCGGATACCGACAAAGCGGCTGAGCTTTTTGAACAGGCACTTTCTGAGACGGGCCTGAGCAAGGACAGCCTTCCCAAGATGACGATTCTGACCTTTGACGAAGCAGCGGCCAAGACATCCGCTACCATTCTTCAGAACGTGCTGAAGACAAACTTCAATATTGACGCGCAGATTGATACGCAGACCTATTCCGCAAGACAGGATAAGGAAAACCAGGGTGATTATGATTTCTGTATCACCAACTGGGCGCCGGATTATAACGATCCTATGACCTTCATGGAATGTTACAGCAGTGGAAGCAGCTATAATATGTACTTCGGCGGATTTGAGAATGCGGATTACGATGCGTTGATCAAAGAGGCGAATACTACGGATGATATGGAGAAACGTGCGGAGCTTCTGTTCCAGGCGGAGACGCAGGCCCTGGACGAGATGTTCTGCGTACCGCTTTTCCAGACCAGCGGCTACTGGGGTATGAAGAAGACGCTGACAGGCGTTTCCAAGTGTGGCTTTGGTGCGAACGACCCTGATTTTGCAAGAGTGAAATATGTGGGGGACGCACAGTGATTTTAGCGGAACCTGATCGGTTTCCGGTTGTTTTGTAATTGGCAGTATAAGGATGCCTTCGCGGCCGGCCTTTCGGCGGGAGGCATCCTTATATATTATTCCTTGCTCCCGTCGGGAAAGAGGACACTATATTCAGAAAAAGGTAGAGAGTATGGTTAAATACATAGTTAAAAAGATTTGTGTTGCATTCCTTACAATCTTCATATTGGTCTCTGTGGTCTTTCTGATGATAAGACTTCTTCCCGGCGACCCTTTTAACGATGTGAAGGTGCCCAAGGCCACTCAGGAGAAGATGCGGTCATATTATGGTCTGGACAAGCCTCTCCATGAACAGTATCTGACGTATATGAATAATCTGCTCCATGGCAATATGGGATACAGCCTCCGGACACAGAACCGTACTGTTAATGAAATTATCGTAAAAGCATTTCCCTATTCACTGGATCTGGGAATCCGCGCCCTGATCTTTGCGGTGGTTGCCGGACTGGGCCTGGGTATCCTGGCCGCTTTGAAACATAATAAATTCTGGGACCATTTCAGTATGACCATAGCGGTCATCGGGATATCGGTGCCAAGCTTTATCATAGGGAGCCTCATCCAATATGTATTTGCGGTGAAGCTTAAAATACTGCCGGTCGCGCTGTGGGAAACAGAGGCGTCTACGATACTTCCGACTTTTGCCCTGGGACTTGGTTCCGTGGCCAGTGTGGCGAGGATCATGCGTACCAGTATGCTGGAAATTTCCAATGAAGATTATATAAAGACCGCAAAGGCGAAGGGACTCAGCAATTTTGAGATTACTAGAAAGCATAAGCTGCGTAACTCGCTTCTGCCCATCGTGACGGTCCTTGGCCCCATGGTGGCGGTCCTCCTTACAGGTACCTTTGTAATTGAGAATATTTTTGCGATTCCTGGTCTGGGCAAGCACTATGTGAACAGTATCCAGACACTGGATTATCCGTTGATTCTGGGCATGACTTTGGTATACAGTGTGTTTTTGATCGTCATGCAGCTGTTTGTGGATATTGTATATGGACTGGTAGACCCCAGGATAAAATTGTATCAATAAGGTGGAGCGGATATGGAAGAAAATAAGGAATTGTTTGAATTTATAGAGCATTCAGATGCGGAAGCAGAAGAGCTGTACGGCCCCAGCGTCACCTATTGGAAGGATGCCTGGCGCCGTCTGAAAAAGAATAAAGTGGCAATGTTTGGTGTTGTGATTCTGATCCTTCTGGCTATCATGGCCATTTTTGGTCCGATGATGGGCAAATATAATCATGCGGACGTGGACCTCATCAATACCAACAAATGGCCGAGCGGAGAGCATTGGTTTGGGACAGATGACGTAGGGCGTGATATCTGGGCCCGCGTATGGATGGGAGCCAGGGTATCGCTGTTCATCGCATTGGTCGCCGCGGTGGTCCAGAGCACCATCGGCGTGATCATCGGCGGCATCAGCGGTTACTTCGGAGGCAAGCTGGATACATTTATCATGAGGGCCACCGATGTGATTGATTCCATTCCGTTTTTGGTATATGTGATCGTGATCA belongs to Qiania dongpingensis and includes:
- a CDS encoding ABC transporter permease, giving the protein MVKYIVKKICVAFLTIFILVSVVFLMIRLLPGDPFNDVKVPKATQEKMRSYYGLDKPLHEQYLTYMNNLLHGNMGYSLRTQNRTVNEIIVKAFPYSLDLGIRALIFAVVAGLGLGILAALKHNKFWDHFSMTIAVIGISVPSFIIGSLIQYVFAVKLKILPVALWETEASTILPTFALGLGSVASVARIMRTSMLEISNEDYIKTAKAKGLSNFEITRKHKLRNSLLPIVTVLGPMVAVLLTGTFVIENIFAIPGLGKHYVNSIQTLDYPLILGMTLVYSVFLIVMQLFVDIVYGLVDPRIKLYQ
- a CDS encoding ABC transporter permease, with the translated sequence MEENKELFEFIEHSDAEAEELYGPSVTYWKDAWRRLKKNKVAMFGVVILILLAIMAIFGPMMGKYNHADVDLINTNKWPSGEHWFGTDDVGRDIWARVWMGARVSLFIALVAAVVQSTIGVIIGGISGYFGGKLDTFIMRATDVIDSIPFLVYVIVITMLFGTGMLPIIMAFALTGWIKMARLVRGQALQLKTQDYVVAATGLGASKWRIIIRHMVPNMLGVIIVTLTMNIPNAIFTEAYLSYIGIGLQPPLTSWGQLADAGSKVMKAFPYQLIIPAIFISVTMLSLQLLGDGLRDALDPKLRK